In Oscillatoria acuminata PCC 6304, a single window of DNA contains:
- a CDS encoding serine hydrolase domain-containing protein — translation MMNLNSVLEPIQGRYHLPALGAAIVTSQGLSAIGAVGERKYGSGIPVTIDDLFHLGSCTKAMTATLMGILVEAGTLQWETTLAQIFESEHEMLPIYRSITLQQLLSHQAGFPGWDEPWLAGKTQLEMFDLPGSIQQQRQAYLKLALQEPPTVPIGEFHYSNMGYTVAAAMAEQVMNASWDELITTQLFQPLAMTRVGFGPMGTPGQIDQPWQHFEENGEIEAIAPEPEHDNPPLISPAGRVHASVEDWGKFISLHLQGEQGGSTLLSPETLQKLHTPALESGSIQAGTADSYGLGWMVTERDWGRGRVLYHNGSNTLNFALVWIAPQRDFAILVVTNQGGEQAFRGTDEAVGALLLEVG, via the coding sequence ATGATGAATCTTAATTCAGTTTTGGAACCCATTCAAGGGCGTTATCATTTACCTGCTCTAGGAGCAGCCATTGTCACAAGTCAAGGATTGAGTGCGATCGGTGCCGTGGGTGAGCGCAAATATGGCAGTGGAATTCCGGTAACAATCGATGACCTATTTCATTTGGGTTCCTGCACCAAAGCGATGACTGCGACCTTGATGGGGATATTGGTCGAAGCTGGAACCTTGCAATGGGAGACCACCCTGGCTCAAATTTTTGAGTCGGAACATGAAATGCTGCCGATTTATCGCTCGATTACTCTACAACAACTGCTCTCTCATCAAGCAGGTTTTCCAGGATGGGACGAACCCTGGCTGGCGGGAAAAACTCAGCTAGAAATGTTTGACTTGCCGGGGTCAATTCAACAGCAGCGACAAGCCTATCTCAAACTGGCACTGCAAGAACCGCCCACCGTTCCCATTGGGGAATTTCACTATTCCAATATGGGCTATACAGTTGCCGCAGCAATGGCAGAACAGGTGATGAATGCGTCCTGGGATGAGTTAATCACTACACAACTCTTTCAACCTTTGGCAATGACGAGGGTCGGGTTTGGGCCGATGGGAACGCCTGGTCAAATAGACCAACCCTGGCAGCATTTTGAAGAAAACGGAGAAATTGAGGCGATCGCACCGGAACCGGAACATGATAATCCCCCTTTGATTTCCCCAGCAGGTCGGGTTCATGCCTCTGTAGAAGATTGGGGCAAATTTATTTCCCTGCATTTGCAAGGGGAACAGGGCGGCTCTACATTATTAAGCCCTGAAACCCTGCAAAAACTACATACCCCGGCTTTGGAGAGTGGATCAATTCAAGCGGGGACTGCCGATAGCTATGGCTTAGGATGGATGGTGACCGAACGGGATTGGGGGAGAGGGCGCGTCCTTTATCACAATGGTAGCAACACCCTAAATTTTGCCCTGGTTTGGATAGCACCCCAGCGGGATTTTGCAATCTTAGTGGTGACAAATCAAGGCGGTGAACAGGCATTCCGAGGAACGGATGAAGCCGTCGGTGCATTATTATTGGAAGTGGGATAG
- a CDS encoding ATP-binding protein, translating to MVICSISSIKDLNTAIAAQNPFPYPASVSDREIWRDDLPNLNSLNDRIRQVVFQALERSRQGRSALSAIAVTGNSGMGKSHLISTLRHQVQQDDSALFVYVNAGQLTDLNLLRYQFHQRVVESLRYAGQGGVMQWQVLAAAIANHAIHAIDPKARTFSPPELIAKLNNHTRAKNQTWVTQLTEGFCKLKPDIADPDIVRGIIWTLSSTEAPYSIKWLSGMAVAPSKATELGLPNRSRDSRDADAWEILMHTLTLLSSYYPLIICFDELEAADKSDTGLKRERVVASIIKRIWDTLPRASLQQGIVLFSVMTEETWRNKVQALPPGIANYLCKQGEPMQLYQISPDGIVELVRLWLQGFYDHYHLTPPNPVYPFESGQLRALAREQLSVREILEWCAENFHPVEEDPFEQVETAFEREQSFPQNLESVFDNGTVAQAIYFGFQRVVGQKIAGVEVELVTDRIQRDRHNRGYIHFTLTTRENGRLSNLGVAILQEMQSQKVEAALKRLVQYETFDLTCGCLVRPYEHGIPPHWQASRYLQEFVGERGGQWVDLKMEEILPLIALWRVYQRRIEYGIRTEQIFEFIASRKLATENPLLQAIVRSTLSPERVKEAMLTPESESVQGINLATSETV from the coding sequence ATGGTTATTTGTTCTATTTCTTCGATTAAAGACCTCAATACGGCGATCGCTGCTCAGAACCCTTTCCCTTATCCTGCATCGGTCAGCGATCGCGAAATTTGGCGGGATGACCTTCCCAATCTCAATAGCTTGAACGATCGCATTCGTCAGGTGGTTTTTCAAGCCCTTGAGCGCTCTCGTCAAGGTCGTTCTGCTTTGAGTGCGATCGCGGTAACGGGCAATTCTGGCATGGGCAAAAGTCATCTGATCAGCACCCTACGCCATCAGGTCCAACAAGATGATAGTGCACTGTTCGTTTATGTCAATGCCGGTCAATTAACCGACTTAAACCTCCTGCGCTATCAATTTCATCAGCGGGTTGTGGAGAGTTTACGCTATGCGGGTCAAGGTGGCGTCATGCAGTGGCAAGTCCTGGCGGCGGCGATCGCCAATCATGCCATTCATGCGATCGACCCCAAGGCACGCACCTTTTCTCCCCCAGAACTGATTGCCAAACTCAACAATCATACCCGGGCTAAAAATCAAACTTGGGTGACTCAACTCACAGAAGGATTCTGCAAACTTAAACCGGATATCGCTGATCCCGATATCGTCCGGGGGATTATCTGGACCCTCTCTAGCACGGAAGCCCCCTACAGTATTAAATGGTTGTCCGGGATGGCAGTCGCCCCTTCTAAAGCTACGGAACTCGGTTTACCCAATCGGTCCCGCGACTCCCGCGATGCCGATGCTTGGGAAATCCTCATGCATACCTTAACCCTGTTGAGTTCCTACTACCCCCTGATCATTTGTTTTGACGAGTTGGAGGCGGCAGATAAAAGCGATACGGGGTTAAAACGAGAACGAGTCGTTGCCAGCATTATTAAACGCATCTGGGATACCCTGCCTCGCGCCTCCCTACAACAGGGGATTGTCTTGTTCAGCGTCATGACAGAGGAAACCTGGCGCAATAAGGTCCAAGCGCTGCCTCCGGGAATCGCCAACTACCTCTGCAAACAAGGCGAACCGATGCAGTTATACCAAATTAGTCCCGATGGCATCGTCGAGTTGGTGCGCCTCTGGTTACAAGGGTTTTATGACCACTACCATTTAACCCCACCCAACCCGGTTTATCCTTTTGAATCCGGTCAATTGAGAGCGTTGGCGCGGGAACAGTTGTCAGTGCGGGAAATTTTGGAATGGTGTGCGGAAAATTTTCATCCCGTGGAAGAAGACCCCTTTGAACAGGTGGAAACTGCATTTGAACGGGAACAGAGTTTTCCGCAGAATCTGGAGTCGGTGTTCGATAATGGGACAGTGGCTCAGGCGATTTATTTTGGGTTCCAACGGGTTGTGGGACAGAAGATCGCTGGGGTGGAAGTGGAGTTGGTGACCGATCGCATTCAACGCGATCGCCACAATCGCGGTTATATTCACTTTACCTTGACCACTCGTGAGAATGGCCGTCTATCCAACCTGGGGGTGGCTATTCTCCAAGAGATGCAGAGCCAAAAAGTGGAAGCGGCTTTAAAACGGTTGGTTCAATATGAAACCTTTGATCTCACCTGTGGCTGTTTAGTTCGCCCTTACGAGCATGGGATTCCCCCCCATTGGCAAGCATCCCGTTATCTGCAAGAGTTTGTCGGAGAACGCGGGGGACAGTGGGTGGATTTGAAAATGGAGGAGATTCTCCCCTTGATTGCCTTATGGCGGGTGTATCAGCGCCGCATTGAGTATGGAATCCGGACGGAACAAATTTTTGAGTTTATCGCTTCCCGAAAACTCGCTACGGAAAATCCTCTATTACAGGCGATCGTCCGCAGTACCCTTTCTCCGGAACGGGTCAAAGAGGCGATGCTCACTCCAGAGTCTGAATCGGTTCAAGGGATTAATTTAGCCACTTCTGAAACCGTTTAG